A single genomic interval of Romboutsia ilealis harbors:
- a CDS encoding dicarboxylate/amino acid:cation symporter gives MKKSTLTGKILIGLFLGFIFGISLKHIPSSYIKDTVILDGFLKILGNGFTAAIKMMVVPLVFVSLICGTASMGDVKKLGRIGGKTMLFYLLTTAIAIIIALFLGIMLKPGEGLDMSNMMSGEVAIGEAKSLVDIILNIIPTNPIQSLANGEMLQVIFFALLTGVALNIVGKNAEPIKVIFESANEVCMKMVNLIMLFAPYGVFALVANTFATVGSEAIIALLKYILVVLLGMIIHVTMVYGGLFKIFAKQSIKPFLSKFARVAAVTFSTASSNASVPVSLEIMEELGVGKTTRSFTIPMGATINMDGTAIMQGVAALFIAQIYGIDLGVNSMITIVLTATLASIGTAGVPGVGMIMLSMVLTSVGLPLEGIGLIMGVERIIDMFRTTVNVMGDNIVTLIIANSEKDLNLDEYNNKIKERI, from the coding sequence ATGAAAAAGAGTACATTAACAGGTAAAATTTTAATAGGCCTATTTTTAGGATTTATATTTGGAATATCTTTAAAACATATACCATCAAGTTATATAAAAGATACTGTTATTTTAGATGGATTTTTAAAAATACTAGGTAATGGATTTACAGCTGCTATAAAAATGATGGTAGTTCCATTAGTGTTTGTTTCGTTAATTTGTGGAACTGCATCTATGGGAGATGTAAAAAAGTTAGGAAGAATTGGTGGAAAAACGATGTTGTTTTACTTATTAACAACTGCAATAGCTATAATTATAGCACTATTTTTAGGAATAATGCTTAAGCCAGGTGAAGGTTTAGATATGAGTAATATGATGTCAGGGGAAGTCGCAATTGGAGAAGCAAAATCATTAGTGGATATAATATTAAATATAATACCTACGAATCCGATACAATCTTTAGCTAATGGTGAAATGTTACAAGTAATATTCTTTGCATTATTAACAGGAGTTGCTTTAAATATAGTTGGAAAAAATGCAGAACCAATAAAAGTTATATTTGAAAGTGCGAATGAAGTATGTATGAAAATGGTAAATTTAATAATGTTATTTGCACCATATGGTGTATTTGCATTAGTGGCTAATACATTTGCTACAGTTGGAAGTGAAGCTATAATAGCACTTCTAAAGTATATATTAGTAGTGTTATTAGGAATGATTATACATGTTACTATGGTTTATGGTGGGTTATTTAAAATATTTGCAAAACAAAGCATTAAACCTTTTTTAAGTAAATTTGCACGAGTTGCTGCAGTAACATTCTCAACAGCTTCTAGTAATGCATCAGTTCCAGTTAGTTTAGAAATAATGGAGGAGTTAGGAGTAGGGAAAACTACAAGATCATTTACAATTCCAATGGGAGCTACTATTAATATGGACGGAACAGCTATAATGCAAGGTGTTGCAGCATTATTTATAGCTCAGATATATGGTATAGATCTTGGAGTAAATTCTATGATAACTATAGTTCTTACTGCCACATTAGCATCTATCGGAACTGCAGGAGTTCCAGGTGTTGGTATGATAATGCTATCTATGGTTCTTACATCTGTAGGACTTCCCCTAGAAGGAATTGGTTTAATTATGGGTGTTGAAAGAATTATAGATATGTTTAGAACAACTGTAAATGTAATGGGGGATAATATAGTTACATTAATAATTGCCAATAGTGAAAAAGATTTAAACTTAGATGAATATAATAATAAGATAAAAGAAAGAATTTAA
- a CDS encoding glycoside hydrolase family 13 protein, which produces MSNIINYSSWENKTPFGAIKINQDIRISVEADESYNLKNIKWIILKDDNKVGEVDLVRESKKYYQGEFNKFNETGLYFYYFEVEVDINGNNRKLFYGKNYNDGNVCEYSYENLNKYQITVHEDFKIPLWYKEGIMYNIFVDRFNNGNRNKKPSNPKENSFIYANWSDTPMYIRDKNDDIIRWDFYGGNLKGIIEKLPYLSKMGVSIIYLNPIFESPSNHKYNTGDYKKIDPMFGDEEILKELIEKANTKGINIILDGVFSHTGADSKYFNKFGNYDEVGAYQSKDSKYSSWYTFNEFPDDYKCWWGVKDLPNVNELNKSYMNYIIYEEDSVINKWTSMGIKGWRLDVADELPTEFIKEFRKELKKNDSESILIGEVWEDASNKISYNERRSYLVGNQLDSVMGYPFRDNIVSFLKGNITSKELNNKFMTIKENYPKESFKANLNLISSHDVPRIKTELNYDEAMVKLAVATQMTFEGVPYIYYGDEAGLCGGTDPDNRKTYPWKNEDENMIEFYKQSINTRKQYNVLINGDTEFIDTNDDDVFGYIRFNDKYEKMLILVNRSLENKNISIDIKENTLEIVDIKYSSNKYLEFISKECEEFNLQISPKSFNIFNVTNHIEV; this is translated from the coding sequence ATGAGTAATATAATAAACTATAGTTCTTGGGAAAATAAGACTCCATTTGGAGCCATAAAAATAAACCAAGACATAAGAATATCAGTAGAGGCAGATGAAAGCTATAATTTAAAAAATATAAAGTGGATTATATTAAAAGATGATAATAAAGTTGGAGAAGTAGATTTAGTAAGAGAAAGTAAAAAATATTATCAAGGCGAATTTAATAAATTTAATGAAACTGGATTATATTTTTATTACTTTGAAGTAGAAGTAGATATAAATGGAAATAATAGAAAGTTATTTTATGGAAAGAATTATAACGACGGGAATGTTTGTGAATATTCATATGAAAACTTAAATAAATATCAGATAACAGTTCATGAAGATTTTAAAATTCCATTATGGTATAAAGAAGGCATAATGTATAATATATTCGTTGATAGATTTAATAACGGAAATAGAAATAAAAAGCCGAGTAATCCAAAAGAAAATAGTTTTATATATGCAAATTGGTCTGATACACCTATGTATATAAGAGATAAAAATGATGATATAATAAGATGGGATTTCTATGGAGGAAATCTCAAAGGTATAATAGAAAAGCTTCCATATTTAAGTAAGATGGGTGTTAGCATAATATACTTAAATCCAATATTTGAATCTCCAAGTAATCATAAGTATAATACTGGAGATTATAAAAAAATAGACCCAATGTTTGGAGATGAAGAAATACTAAAAGAATTAATAGAGAAAGCTAATACAAAGGGAATAAATATAATACTAGATGGTGTATTTAGTCATACTGGAGCGGATAGCAAATACTTTAATAAGTTTGGGAATTATGATGAAGTAGGTGCATACCAATCAAAGGATTCTAAATATAGCTCATGGTATACTTTTAACGAGTTTCCAGATGATTATAAATGTTGGTGGGGCGTTAAGGATTTACCCAATGTGAACGAACTTAATAAGAGTTATATGAATTATATTATATATGAAGAAGATAGTGTTATAAATAAATGGACTTCTATGGGAATTAAAGGCTGGAGATTAGATGTAGCAGATGAATTACCAACTGAGTTTATAAAGGAATTTAGAAAAGAGTTGAAAAAAAATGATTCTGAATCTATATTAATAGGTGAAGTATGGGAAGATGCGTCTAATAAGATAAGTTATAACGAAAGAAGAAGTTATCTTGTTGGAAATCAATTAGATTCAGTAATGGGATATCCATTTAGAGACAATATAGTTTCATTTTTGAAAGGAAATATAACTTCAAAAGAATTAAATAATAAATTTATGACTATAAAAGAAAATTATCCAAAAGAATCATTTAAAGCTAATTTAAATTTGATTAGCTCACATGATGTACCTAGAATAAAGACAGAATTAAATTATGATGAAGCTATGGTAAAATTAGCTGTAGCTACTCAAATGACTTTTGAAGGAGTGCCATATATTTATTATGGTGATGAAGCTGGTCTTTGTGGAGGTACAGATCCTGACAATAGAAAGACATATCCCTGGAAGAATGAAGATGAGAATATGATAGAGTTTTACAAGCAATCAATAAATACAAGAAAACAATATAATGTATTGATTAATGGAGATACTGAATTTATAGATACAAATGATGATGATGTGTTTGGATATATTAGATTTAATGATAAGTATGAAAAAATGTTAATATTAGTTAATAGAAGTTTAGAAAATAAAAACATATCAATAGATATAAAAGAAAATACATTAGAAATAGTAGATATTAAATATAGTTCTAACAAATATTTAGAATTTATATCTAAGGAATGTGAAGAATTTAATTTACAAATAAGTCCTAAGTCTTTTAATATATTTAATGTAACAAATCATATTGAAGTATAG
- a CDS encoding YkvI family membrane protein, whose translation MKSKVNIKEILKLAGTYISVCIGSGFATGQEIMQFFSAHGMISILSNIICMGIMAYCGASLLEIGNQKNLKSSNDIFEYLCVKHIGKLFKGFMPIFFFCSFVIMLSGAGASINQYYGISKNIGSLILAIITLCSVLLGINKVISILGNIGPMIAIISIGVGTVTISRNIDSFCIADEIIGTLNITKAIDNWWMTAIIYSGLNLIIATPFLVGVGATATNKTNCIWGGILGGIVFMIAAMTLNMGIMSDIQNTYITEIPTLYMAKNIGPIVGMMFSFMLIAGIYTTAVPLLWSVCDSFSKEKTSKFTLIALFCTVIGFIGSRLPFSMLVNIIYPMSGLFGVIIIISIFIRHIINSVHGVVKVFYASR comes from the coding sequence ATGAAAAGTAAAGTTAATATTAAAGAAATTTTAAAATTAGCAGGTACATATATTTCAGTATGCATAGGGTCAGGATTTGCTACAGGACAAGAAATTATGCAATTTTTTTCAGCGCATGGAATGATAAGTATATTATCTAATATTATATGTATGGGGATAATGGCTTATTGTGGAGCGAGTTTACTTGAAATTGGAAATCAGAAAAACTTAAAGTCGAGTAATGATATATTTGAATATCTATGTGTAAAGCATATAGGAAAATTATTTAAAGGCTTTATGCCAATATTTTTCTTTTGTAGTTTTGTGATTATGTTGTCTGGAGCAGGAGCATCGATAAATCAATATTATGGAATAAGTAAAAATATTGGATCGTTGATTTTAGCTATAATAACGTTATGTTCAGTTCTTCTAGGTATAAATAAAGTAATAAGCATATTAGGAAATATAGGTCCGATGATAGCAATAATATCTATAGGTGTTGGAACTGTGACCATATCTAGAAATATAGACTCATTTTGTATAGCTGATGAAATAATAGGAACATTAAACATAACAAAAGCGATAGATAATTGGTGGATGACAGCAATTATCTATAGTGGTCTAAATCTAATAATTGCTACACCATTTTTAGTAGGAGTTGGTGCAACTGCAACAAATAAGACAAATTGTATATGGGGAGGAATTCTAGGAGGCATAGTATTTATGATTGCAGCTATGACTTTAAATATGGGGATAATGTCTGATATACAAAATACATATATAACAGAAATACCTACATTATATATGGCTAAAAATATTGGTCCTATAGTAGGAATGATGTTCTCGTTTATGCTTATTGCAGGAATATACACAACAGCGGTTCCTTTACTTTGGAGTGTATGTGATAGTTTTTCAAAAGAAAAAACATCTAAGTTCACACTTATTGCTTTATTTTGTACGGTTATAGGATTTATAGGGTCAAGGTTACCATTTTCAATGCTTGTTAATATAATATATCCTATGTCAGGGTTATTTGGAGTAATTATAATTATTTCAATTTTTATAAGACACATAATAAACTCTGTACATGGAGTTGTAAAAGTATTTTATGCAAGTAGATAA
- a CDS encoding single-stranded DNA-binding protein: MNNVVLVGRLTKDPELRYVGEKNNALTNFSLAVDRGYKNLQGESKVDFINIEIWGKQAEIFCTYMEKGKMVGIEGKIIADKYKNENGENRYITRVRANSFRFLDSKNKNIATVGETEANYYNSNTLFNQVDKERGLSIEELPF; this comes from the coding sequence ATGAATAATGTAGTTTTAGTAGGTAGGCTAACTAAAGACCCAGAATTAAGATATGTAGGCGAAAAGAATAATGCATTAACTAATTTTTCTTTAGCTGTAGATAGAGGATATAAAAATTTACAAGGTGAAAGCAAAGTTGATTTTATCAATATAGAAATTTGGGGTAAGCAAGCTGAAATTTTTTGCACATATATGGAAAAAGGTAAGATGGTAGGTATAGAGGGCAAAATAATAGCTGATAAGTATAAAAATGAAAATGGAGAAAATAGATATATTACTAGAGTTAGAGCTAACTCTTTTAGATTTTTAGATTCTAAAAATAAAAATATTGCAACAGTAGGAGAGACAGAGGCGAATTATTATAATTCTAATACTTTATTTAATCAAGTTGACAAAGAAAGGGGATTATCTATTGAAGAATTACCTTTTTAG
- a CDS encoding glycogen/starch/alpha-glucan phosphorylase, giving the protein MYSLYAQSINDATDEQLLNVLCSVIKDIISKKWVDNKLDSQKEVYYFSIEFLLGRQLKSNLLNLGIENVVRESLKELNIDLDNLINAESDPALGNGGLGRLAACFLDSMASLNISGHGYGIRYKHGLFEQKFINGYQVEVPDNWLTQGGYVWETVRPNKAIVVKFEGNVNLIDKNGRLEVNHTDYLPIMAMPYDIPIIGYGNNSINTLRLFKSEVLSRDFGPLTVNARNSYGSYEDALKYKYYAEEISQVLYPNDSNYAGRLLRLKQEYFFVSAGIQDIIRKYKKKKLDIKKLNEKVAIHINDTHPTLCIPELMRILLDEEGLSWDEAWDITINTISYTNHTIMTEAMERWPKEMVKRLLPRIYMIIEEINKRYVNELEERKYDHEKIYRMSIIDNNDIKMANLSIVGSHSVNGVAKLHTELLKKEVLKDFYEHEPEKFNNKTNGIAHRRWLISANSELSDLITGLISEDWKTDTNKLKELEIYRNNKDVLEKIGEIKYSNKERLAKFIKEKYDIDVNPNSIFDVQVKRLHAYKRQLLNALHILHLYHELLENPNFDMEPRTFIFGAKAAPGYYLAKCIIKFINSLADKINNDPRIDNKIKVVFIENYGVSIAELIIPAADVSEQISTTTKEASGTGNMKFMMNGAITLATLDGANIEIFDQVGKDNIVIFGLSANEVLNYNKFGGYSALDLYNSNRNIKRVVDDLINGFIPNMEKEGREIYDSLITYNDEYFVLRDIENYIEAQEKIDKLYKNKDKWNEMALINIANSGVFSSDRTIAEYAHDIWFKGCEGNE; this is encoded by the coding sequence ATGTATAGTTTGTATGCTCAATCCATAAATGATGCTACAGATGAGCAATTATTAAATGTTTTATGTAGTGTTATAAAAGATATAATATCTAAAAAATGGGTAGATAACAAACTAGATTCTCAAAAAGAAGTATATTATTTTAGTATAGAGTTTTTATTAGGTAGACAATTAAAATCTAATTTACTAAATTTAGGAATAGAAAATGTAGTAAGAGAAAGCTTGAAAGAGCTTAATATAGATTTAGATAATTTAATAAATGCCGAGTCAGATCCAGCGCTAGGAAATGGTGGATTAGGTAGATTGGCAGCTTGTTTTTTAGACTCGATGGCATCTTTAAATATAAGTGGTCATGGATATGGTATCAGATATAAACATGGTTTATTTGAACAAAAATTTATAAACGGTTATCAGGTTGAAGTACCTGATAACTGGTTAACTCAAGGTGGATATGTTTGGGAGACGGTAAGACCAAATAAAGCTATAGTAGTTAAGTTTGAAGGAAATGTGAATTTAATAGATAAAAATGGAAGACTTGAAGTTAACCATACTGATTATTTACCAATAATGGCTATGCCGTATGATATACCTATAATAGGGTATGGTAATAACTCTATAAATACACTTAGATTATTTAAGAGTGAAGTTTTAAGTAGAGATTTTGGTCCATTAACTGTAAATGCTAGAAATTCATATGGAAGCTATGAAGATGCATTAAAATATAAATACTATGCAGAGGAAATTTCGCAAGTTTTATACCCGAATGATTCTAATTATGCAGGTAGATTATTAAGATTAAAGCAAGAGTACTTCTTCGTAAGTGCAGGTATACAAGATATAATAAGAAAGTATAAGAAAAAGAAACTAGATATAAAAAAATTAAATGAAAAAGTTGCTATACACATAAACGATACTCATCCTACTCTTTGTATTCCTGAATTAATGAGAATATTATTAGATGAGGAAGGGCTATCATGGGATGAAGCTTGGGATATAACTATAAATACTATATCTTATACAAATCATACAATAATGACAGAGGCTATGGAAAGATGGCCAAAAGAAATGGTCAAAAGATTACTTCCGAGAATTTACATGATTATAGAAGAAATTAATAAGCGATATGTGAATGAATTAGAAGAACGTAAATATGATCATGAAAAAATATATCGAATGAGTATTATTGATAATAATGATATAAAAATGGCTAATTTATCTATAGTAGGTAGCCATAGTGTAAATGGTGTTGCAAAACTTCATACAGAGTTACTTAAAAAGGAAGTCCTAAAAGACTTTTATGAGCATGAACCAGAAAAATTTAATAATAAAACTAATGGTATAGCTCATAGAAGATGGTTAATAAGTGCTAACAGTGAACTTAGTGATCTTATTACAGGATTAATATCTGAAGATTGGAAAACAGATACAAATAAACTTAAAGAACTAGAAATATATAGAAATAATAAAGATGTATTAGAAAAAATAGGTGAAATTAAATATAGCAATAAAGAGAGATTAGCTAAATTTATAAAAGAAAAGTATGATATAGATGTTAATCCAAATTCAATATTTGATGTACAAGTAAAAAGATTACATGCATATAAAAGACAATTATTAAATGCACTTCATATATTACATTTATACCATGAATTGTTAGAAAATCCTAACTTTGATATGGAACCAAGAACATTTATATTTGGGGCTAAAGCAGCACCTGGATATTATTTAGCAAAATGTATAATAAAATTCATAAATTCTTTAGCAGATAAAATCAACAATGATCCACGAATAGATAATAAAATAAAAGTAGTATTCATAGAAAATTATGGAGTATCAATAGCAGAGCTTATAATACCTGCAGCTGATGTAAGTGAACAAATATCAACGACAACTAAAGAGGCATCAGGAACAGGTAATATGAAGTTTATGATGAATGGAGCTATAACTTTAGCTACATTAGATGGTGCCAATATAGAAATATTTGATCAAGTAGGTAAAGATAATATAGTTATATTTGGTCTGAGTGCAAATGAAGTATTAAATTACAATAAATTTGGAGGATACTCAGCTTTAGATTTATATAATTCTAATAGAAATATAAAAAGAGTTGTAGATGATCTAATAAATGGATTTATACCAAATATGGAAAAAGAAGGTAGAGAAATATACGATTCTTTAATAACTTATAATGATGAATATTTTGTTCTTAGAGATATAGAGAATTATATAGAAGCTCAAGAAAAGATAGATAAGCTGTATAAAAATAAAGATAAGTGGAATGAAATGGCCTTAATAAATATAGCTAATTCAGGTGTATTCTCAAGTGATAGAACTATAGCAGAATATGCACATGACATTTGGTTTAAAGGGTGTGAGGGAAATGAGTAA
- a CDS encoding IS1595 family transposase, producing MSKIDIKAMIKDLKKNELTELISVAQEVLSTLFNSFEIRDNVKESRFSKGYECPKCQCKDVNKNGKSNGRQRYICKRCRTSFDEFTMSPFSNTKLGLDKWLKYCELMILGLSIRKCAEEVGVGVKTSFYMRHRILDVINLSLKNDKVEGIVEVDECFIKESFKGNHSKSTTFVMPRNPRKRGKGKNDKKKRGISKEQICIETAIDRKGNILISAVCNGKITTNQIVNFFDNKICEETTFCVDSHKSYIGIKDKLNIELKQVPRGKSMIDSVYHLQHINALHSSFKRWLMPFNGVSTKYINNYLAWFKFLQLSKKNKKGDRIKDMLVNVATKDTYVTRETIRNRFIELT from the coding sequence ATGTCAAAAATAGATATAAAAGCTATGATAAAAGATTTAAAAAAGAATGAACTTACAGAGTTAATTTCAGTAGCACAAGAAGTATTAAGTACTTTATTTAATTCTTTTGAAATTAGAGATAATGTTAAAGAAAGTAGATTTTCCAAGGGATACGAATGTCCAAAATGTCAATGTAAAGATGTAAATAAAAATGGGAAATCTAACGGAAGACAAAGATATATTTGTAAACGTTGTCGCACAAGTTTTGATGAGTTTACTATGTCTCCATTCTCTAATACAAAATTAGGCTTAGATAAATGGTTAAAATACTGTGAATTAATGATATTAGGACTTTCTATAAGAAAATGTGCTGAAGAAGTCGGAGTAGGTGTTAAAACGTCTTTTTACATGCGTCATAGGATACTTGATGTAATCAATCTATCATTAAAAAATGATAAGGTTGAAGGTATAGTTGAAGTAGATGAATGCTTTATTAAGGAGTCTTTTAAAGGCAATCATTCTAAAAGTACTACATTTGTAATGCCTAGAAACCCTAGAAAAAGAGGTAAAGGTAAAAATGATAAGAAGAAAAGAGGAATATCAAAAGAGCAGATTTGTATAGAGACAGCAATTGATAGAAAAGGAAATATCCTTATTAGTGCTGTTTGTAACGGTAAAATTACAACAAATCAAATAGTTAACTTCTTTGACAATAAAATATGTGAAGAGACTACTTTTTGCGTAGATTCACATAAATCATATATAGGAATAAAGGACAAGTTGAACATAGAATTAAAGCAAGTTCCTAGAGGAAAATCAATGATAGATAGTGTTTATCATTTACAGCATATAAATGCTCTTCACAGTAGTTTTAAGAGATGGTTAATGCCTTTTAATGGTGTATCCACAAAATATATCAACAATTATTTGGCTTGGTTTAAATTTCTCCAACTAAGTAAGAAGAATAAAAAGGGTGACCGAATTAAAGATATGCTAGTGAATGTAGCTACTAAGGATACATATGTAACTAGAGAAACTATTAGAAATAGATTCATTGAGTTAACCTAA